AACCATTGAACTCAAACAGATATTCTCCGCTATCTATTGCCTCCGTACTCCTGCCATGCAAACTTCCCATCAGGTACATACTGGATGGCAACACCACGGGTACCGGGCTTTTCAACGTTTCCAGATCCGCATCTGTCAACTCCAGTGATGATAGCCCCTGTTGCATACAAACATGCAGTTTCTCCAGCTGAAAACTCCGGAACTTACTCCACTGCATATTCGTCTGCTCCTCATTAGTGGTGATGGCCAGGTCATCAATCAATGGGGTATGATCCGACTGACTATGGGCATATCCAATACCCGCCTCATTATCCAACGCTAACGCCAGTGGTATTTCCTGATCTTCATACCGCTCTCTGAAGCGGTTCATGAAGTTGGTCATATCCGAATTGGTATTCGGTCTCGCCATTTTCCACAAAGGCAATACCTGCTCCTGCAAGTCTTTTATTAAGGAAGCACTAATTGTATTCTGAGTGGTTGCCAGAAACAGATCTGTCTGTACCAGGTCTTTACTTTTCGTATCAGGTAATAATTCCTGCACCAAAGCATGGGTACGCAGGTACTTATCTACACCCGTAACAGGATCTGACAATAACTGTTGAATCTGTTGTAAAGTATGAGCGATCTGCTCCATACCTGATAAGGTGGATAACCGCTTTAATAAGTAAGAAAAGAACTCATCGCCCGTGACTGTCGGTTCTAGTTCACTTACTAACAGCTGATTCACAATCAGTTCATCTATAAATTCACGCGCATCTTCCTCCATAATCTCATCGTCCACAATCGATGCACACAATTGATCGATCGTTGCGCCAGCGCCGGCTACAGACAACAGTGTTTCCAGGTATGGACTCCTGCTCACCGCCGCCAGCTCGTAGTTTCTGAATTTGTTTTTCACCGTAAACCCTGCATAACGGAAAGTATCCGCTACCGGGTAAATAGAATTATTAGGGAAATACCGTAATTGCACCTTTACTTCAGGCAATTGTGTGATCATCGCTGCCAGCTCTGCCACATAGTTCATATCCAGGCGACAATGTTTCCTGTGCTCCTCACCGATTTTGATAGTAGTAACATCCGAAAAGTGGCCCGTAGCGCACCCTGCAAACAAGCCATAGGGTGTACACCGGGTACTCATTCTCAGTACATACTTATATAGCGCCATACACATTTTCTCACTACCCGTACCGCCCTGCAGCCACTTCATGAGCTCCTGGTACAACTCTGGCGAAGCGATATAAATCGATTCCTGCAAAGTGGGATCCTGGAACAGGGAAAACAATTTGGCAGGTAGTGCCGCCATATCAATTTGCTGAAACTGATCTAAGAACTGTATAGACTGTAAAGGAGTTCGTACTAAATAAAAGTCCTTGACGGTGATCATATAGGATGGGCTAAGTATAGTAAGATAACATTATTGTCTTGGCTGCAAGATACCCTGAAAGGGGGAAATTTTTCCAACTGGACAACAAGTTGTCAAAATCGCTCTGCGACTGAGTATATTCTCTTTATCTTTTAATAAATTCTATTAACCATGAAAAAGCAAACATCTAAAAAGCTCTCCCTCGGCAAGATCCGCATTGCGAACCTGAAAGCCCGGCAATCTGAAGAAAAAAAGCCTACGCTCGTCACTGGCTGCAGCTTTTTTAAGTGCACGCCAACAATACGTTAATCATCCTTAAAAAAGCATCTTATGAAAAAGGAATCCACCAAAAAATTGAACTTAAGCAAAGTGAAAATCGCATCCCTGCAAGGCACCAAAAAGGACAAAGCCGAATCAGGTAGTGCGGTATGCACTCAAAACGCAAGTCAGGTACTCTCCATTTGCAGTATTGACTCCTGCAGATATTGAGTATTGGAAAAGGGGCTTGCCATAAAGTGAGCCCCTTTTCGTAGTTTACGGGTATGTATCAGAAAAGAGTAACCCATATCCTGAAAGACATCTGTCTGCAGCTAGACCAACTCCTCAAAACAGATCATCAACCCGGATTACTGGGA
This Chitinophaga sancti DNA region includes the following protein-coding sequences:
- a CDS encoding class I lanthipeptide — protein: MKKQTSKKLSLGKIRIANLKARQSEEKKPTLVTGCSFFKCTPTIR